Part of the Maridesulfovibrio sp. genome, CCTCGGCGACCAAACGCAGAGCAGCAAGGTTTGCGCCAATAACAGCTGGCGACAAGGCAGTGCTGAAAACAAATGAACGCCCTTTGTTACGTAAATACGAAATCAAATCCTTTCGCCCGGAAACAGCCCCGCCAAGTGAGCCGAACCCCTTAGAAAAGGCTCCCATGTGTAAATCCACACGGCGTGCCAATCCCCGTTCATGAGCTATTCCTTTCCCTGAACCGAAGACTCCTTCAGCATGAGCCTCATCAATCACCAGCATGGTATCATAAAAGTCGCAAAGATCGGCAATCTCTTCCAGATAGGCAAGATCTCCATCCATACTGAAAATAGTATCTGTGACCAGCAGTTTCTCTTCAGCATCTTTAGATACTTCCATGCGCTTTTTCAAATGTGCAATATCATTATGCCGATAACGAACCTGACGCGCACCGGACATCCTTATCCCATCTAAGATGCTGGCATGGTTAAGCTTGTCTGAAAAAACAACTGTCCGCCGACCGGCAAAAGAATCCATGATGGCAAGGTTGGCAGCATAGCCGGAAGTGAAAAGCATAGAATCTTCCTGCTCTTTGAAAGCAGCAAGCTCACGTTCCAATTCATCGTAAAGGCGAAAATTTCCGGTCACCAGACGGGAGGCAGCAGAACCGCAACCGAACTGCTCCACAGCTTCGATTGCAGCGCGAGCAAGACTTTGGTCATTGGCAAGTCCCAGATAATCATTAGAAGCAAGGTTGAGCAGTCTTCTGCCCTTAAAAACCAGTTCCTTATCTGCACCGCAATCCACTTCAGGAACCGTCCTGAGCAGGGAACTTTTTTCAAGTTCAGTCAATTCGCCATCAATACGGCGATAAAAACTCTTTGGAGTCATAAAAACAAAATCCGGCAGTAAAAAATAAATGGGAGTCCTAGATGCTGAAGGAGAAAAATAAGACTCATGGCCCAGAATAGCAACCATGTTTTTTAGCAGAAGCAAAATTAAAGTTCCACGCCCACATACAATTGTATTTTCATACAACAAATCATCAAATCACCCAAGCTCGTTGACAGCAGCCAGATTCAATCTATAACAACTACATTTATACGCAAACGATAAAGGAGACAGGATATGTCAGTTAAAAAAATTATTACATATTTTATTTTTATGATCGTGATTGTTTCTGCATCTGCCTGCAATATCAAAAGAGCTGCCCAGCTACCAACTGCTCCTGACTACTCTGATGATAGATTCTGGTCCATAAAAGATGAAAATATCAAACACGAGATTGATGTTTTCTTTGTTCATCCCACTACATACGGTCCACCGGCAAACGGTCACCTGATAGCCGACTTGAACGACCAAAATCTTAATCATATAACCGACCGCGACACGGTTCAGTGGATTACCAGGTCCTTTACTGACTCCTGCAATATATTTGCACCCCGCTACCGCCAGATGAACATTGAAGTACTTCAGATGGATGACCAGCATCTTCAGGAATACTTAAAAACACCAGTGGATGACATCAAAGCCGCTTTCAAATACTACCTCAACAATTTAAACAACGGGCGCCCTTTCATTCTGGCCAGTCATAGTCAGGGCTCTTTTGTCCTGCAGACACTGTTGCGCAATAATCCTGAACTGTTGAACAAAAATAAACTGGTGGCGGCCTACATGCCGGGATGGACATTCACAGATCAGGACCTACTCGATATTGGCCTCAAGCTGAGTGAAAAACCGGATCAGACCGGCTGCCTGATAACTTGGAACACAATCGGTCCCGGAGGAAAATCTCCCACAGTCAAGCAAGGAGCACGTTGTGTGAATCCTCTTTCGTGGAGAACTGCCGCAGAGGAGTTTCCGGCATCCATGAATATACAAGCCAGAATATTCCTGAGTCCCGGCAAAAAGCTACTCATCAAAAATTTTACAGCTGCCCGCATTAACGAAGACGGAGCATTGGAAATCCCCACTCCCGGACCGTCAGTGTTAAGCCAGCTGAATATGTCACTGGGAAACGAGGTCTACCACCGCTACGATTATGATTTCTTTTTCTACAATGTTCAGGAAAACGTAAAACAACGTTGCGAAACTTATTTAAAAGAGCACAAGTAGAACAAAGGGGTTGGTGAACATTGTCACCAACCCCTTAAATTATTTTTTACTGCAGAATTTCACTGACCACGCTCCGGCCTAATATGGATTCGAAGACATGTCTGTAATCATTAGGTAAAGCCGAGCCCTCTTTACAAACCCTGCTGAAAGCATCCCTGGTCTGTGGGCTCATTTGACTGATATCAAAATCTTCATGGCTACGCTTCGCCGGAATTTCACGATGGATGGATACTCCGGACTGTTCTTCGACTTTATGGATTATTTCAGCCACTATGGTTTCTCCTTGATGTAAATCTTACCGCTTTTAAAAGTAACACCCTCCCCGCTAACAGCCATAACAAGCCGTTTAAGTGCCGGATTATCTGCAAGCGCAATTTCCGCTCCGGTAATTTTGAGACCGTTACCGTCAAAAGTATTGCTATAGTTTGCCGGAGCCAGCGTACAACGGTCAGGAATTGCTACTTCAGTCGGTATTTGAGCCAGTTCTGTTTTCGGGATAATAGTTGTTTTGTATGCCGTAACGGCAGACCACATCTGGATTTTGCCCAATCCGATTTGGTTATCCCCAGCTTCATTGTTAGAGCAACGCATTCTGAATTTTGTATATGCCTTAGTTGGCGAAACAACATAGTCTCTCTGCTCCCCTGCTACCCAATTGGGTTGATCAACTTTACTGTCAATTGTCTCCCATGTTGTTCCGTCTGAAGCCAACCCAGCTAACTCCCATGTACGAGGGTGATAATACTTTACGTTGGTGGCATTGTTAGGCCCCCACAAAGAATAACCAAACAGGAGGACAGGCGAAGGAAACTCGATAAACCAATCGGCTTGACCTGCACCAGCAGTCCAGCCCGTACTGCCTACAGTCTCAACTGTGGATAGATAAGGTTCTTGACCTACAACTGAAGCTGACACTGTTATACCATCCTGAGTATTACTGGACAGAACAGGGATAAGTGAACCACCTTCTACATAGCCGTCTTCGATCTCGCTGACAGAATCAACCTCGACCAACTGCCCATCAAACAATAATGTTTTATGCAGTCCACCAGTTTTTAAAATCTGATCTTTTACTGACTCTTCACTTTCAACAACAACCTCAGTTTTACTTGAGGAATCTTCATAAAATAAAGCCAGCTCGCCTATTTCACGGTACACATCCCCATCAGTTTCTGTTGCAGAGATATTAACCTTGTATTTTTGGCAATTCGCGCCATTTGCAAAGGAGAAAGACCTTTTCTCTTCTGATTGCCAACCGATTTCACCCGTGACCGTCTTCAACACCTCCCAAGAAGAACCATTATATCCTTCGATAGTAAAATCCTTGGGCAAACGTTTAAGCGCGACCTCTGAGGCACTTGAGCGAGCCTGAATGTCAATTCTGGTTACAGGGCCAGTGAACGGTCCTTCAACGACAAGTTGCGGCTCTTCATTGGTTGAGGATCTTTGCCAGAGTGTATTCAGGTCTCCGTCAGCCGCATTCCATGGCGCCCAAGGAGCAGGAACAGAAGTCCCCCCGGAGCTGAGAGTAAAACCGTTCGTAGTGGCAGCAGTCATAACGGGGAGAGCACTAGCTTTTTTTAATGACAGCACTTTTTTCGGGCCAAGATATTCACCAGCGACCCCAGCACCTATTTTGAGGGCTAAACCACTGGCTTTTGCTATTGAGGTCGGAGCCGCAGACAATCCGGCAGACGAAATATCTACATTGTAAGAGATTCCTTTTGCTTTCAGTGCAAGCATCATTAGCTGAGTAGTTAGAAGTCCACCATTTCTACTAGTGACAACGTTAGCCTGATTTGTAGCCTTAACCGTTGCGGCAGCGCCTGTGTTCTCCACTTGCACCCAATAAGGCGTTCCAGCTTGAAGCTCATATTCAGGTATAGGAACTTCCACGTCTCCGGGAGTTGAAACAGAAACAGTAGCGCCATATGCAACTAGCTCGCTACCCGGAACCCCATTATTATCTGAAAATATTGAAGCGGAAAGGACTGCAGCCCCGGTTGATTCAAGATTCAATATTACAGAAGTAAGGGTTGTGTTTTTCGACGGCGTGAATTTAACGCCAACAGGCGAATATGAACCACTGGAGAAGGTGAAGGATGCATTGATAAAATCAAGTCCTCTTGTGTCGTAGACAATCTCAGAAGAGCCAGCCGTCTCTGTAGTAATAGTTCCAGCAGCAACTTCATGCCAACCATCAGAAAGCAGGGCAAATAAAGTCTCACCCTCGACCACTTTATCTGCAACAGTAACGGAACTGAGAGTTGAGGCTGTCATGCCCAACGGTGTTTTAAAAGGATTCTTAAAAGCCTTGGTAGGCACTCCGGGCAAGGGCCGGTTAATATTAATTACGCTCTCAGTTTTAGCATAAGTAGAAAGGCCATATTCAACATGTCTGATTTTTGTCTTAACTGGATAACCATAAAAATCTCCGACAACAGCCGCACGCTCAATTTGGTGATTTAACGGAGTTGCTGTGAATGTTTTGCTGGCATTCAAATCAGATACGGAAGACGGACGGTTGTCTTTATCTCCATACTTAAATCCATAAGTAACCTGTCCGTTCTCAATAGACATAAGCACCCAAGTTTCTTTTGTCATATCCATGTCAGAAACTACAAGATCAGGTACACCGTCAGGCCTTGTGCCGAAACAGCAGGAAAGCCCTACCCCTGTAGAACTACCCAGTATCTGGTGAAGCATGATCGTAATAACCTGATAGGTGCTGGCTGTATCAGTACAATAGGTATCCATGACCCCAAGGTATCCGTAACCGTGGGGGTTTTCTAAAACCGTCCAATCCTTGATGTGAAACAGCATATACATGCCTGCTATATTTGCCAGTGTCCTTGCCGTCTCTACGCTGCTGCTGACACCTCCAACAGGCATAATCTTAAATTGTTCAGACCATCCTTCTGTGTCTACAAACCGTTCTGTGAAAGGCACCCCTGCCAACTCAGTAAATTTTGAGTTTGGCTGTAATGTTGTACTGTTTTGTACAGTCACCCCTGAACTGGTAAAATCGGTGACAACCACTTCACCTTTATCAGTGATAATTAAATCCCCAGCAGCTACTTTTACAGCTAATTTCAAGATAGATTCGGTTGTGCCGTCCAGCACTATCAACTTGCCGTTAACAACCACAATTTCAGGCTTAGCGGAGACAACCTGCGCAGCATTCTCTACTGAAACTGAGTATGCTGGAGTATGTACACCTTCGCTGTCTACGCTTGCGCCGGGATAACCATCAATGGCATCGGCAAAGGCGATGGTCGGGCCGTCCTGAACGGAAACATGTTTTATCAACAGTTGATGCGCTGCTGCATCTGAATAAAGTTCACCACGCCTTCTTCTGGTTACTTCAATGACTTTAGCAACATCCGTATCACTGGTTTCCAGTACCCAGCTAATGGTGTTACCGGAAATTGAAGCATAACCGAATCCTGAGGTCTTGATTTCATAAGAAGTGATTCCATCATCAATATGATCGGTAATTACAATTGAAACAGTTGTACCTTCGAAAGCCTCAGATGGAGCGGACAGCTCTGGAGTGGAACTACGTAACGCGCTTAAATCACCCACGGCAATCTTAATCGCAGAATCCCTTGCTTCCTCTGCTGCTGACTGGGCCAGCAAAGCCTTATCACGGGCTGCCTCTGAGCCGGTTTGTGCTGCTCTGGCATCAACGAGCATTCCTTGGGCATTTCCCTCCGCCGCAATTGCACCGCTCCGGGCGGAAACAGCTTCATCCCTTGCATTGGAAATAGTCTGCACCATTTCCTGTGGAGTAAGGCGTTCTGCTTCAGGGGTTGAAATCTCATACTTCAAAGCACGATCAACCTGTTCCTGTAACTGCTGGTCGCGCATCACCCCCCGGTCAAATGCTTCGTTCAACAGCTGTGCGGAAAAGGGGTCATTATCCACTAGTTCCAATTCCTGTGTGTAAGCAATTTCCCGATACAGAGTTATACTTTGCCCTGCTGGAAGCGGTGTTCCACTGATTGGATACTGTACCCGCCCCCCTGAATCGCTCCCTACACCGGAAACAATCTTGAAATCATTGCCCAAGACCAACCGATCCTCAGTACCATCGCTATTACGCAATACTGCGCAAAGGTCCTCGGCCCTGAAAATACGAAAGTTAAAGTCAAATGAATTCTGAACACCATCCCCCGCAAAAGTGATGGTGTTCCCGCTTGAAACCACAGTCATAAATTACTCCTGTTAACGTTACTAAGACATTTAAATATCAACCTTATATCTATAGATTAAAAAGAAAGGCGGACCTGAGTAACCCAACTCAGGTCCGCCTTGAATAACGATTGTGCTGACACTAATTATCAGCCAAGCTTTGACCCCAACATGCTCCCGGCCATACTCATTCCCTGATTCAAAAGCCCGTTGCCGATTGCTGATTCACTTGTATTCGTATCTGCCTGTACCACATTGGAATTTAACACCGACTTGCTACGCGCAGACCAGACCGATAAATCCCCCCGCTCGATCATCCTGTTGGAATTAACCTCCGCCTGATATTTCACTATTTCAGCATCATAAGCGGCCTGACGGATAGTATCTTCCCGCACATCCACAATTGAACCGGAATCCAACCGCACACCCTTATGCCCGGAAACTGAATGGTTGCGGCGATATAGTTCACGGCGCATGGTTGCCAGCTTGATTTCTGCGTCCTGCTGAATGAGACGGGCTTCTTTGTAACTGACACTCCGGTTATAAATACCCTGCTGCATAAGATGGTAATTATTCACTTCGGTCATCTTGGAGTTGTATTCCACTTCGCTGCGTTCCTGATTTCCGCTGAAGATAGATTGTCCAAATTGAGTCATCATGCCCAAATAACTTGAACCTCCTCCACCACCGAGCAAGCTTCCTCCTGCCCCGGTTGATGTGCCTGAGCTTGCACCACCTGCCCCGGAGACACTCCCCGTATTGCCTATCATGTTGGAAAGCCCCTGCCCAGTTAAACCGCTGAGACTCCCACCGGACAAACCGGACATACCGCCGCCACCCAAGACACCACTTAAAGCATCTGAACCAAAATTACCCCAAGACATTCCCTGCCCAGAAAGCCCTCGCGTAGCTGAGCCCATTGCCATATTACTCACAGCCCCCATAAGCATTTGAGAGCCATAGTTAAAAGCAACTCCCATCGCCATATTAACTCACCTCCATTTTACTTTTTCCTACCCGACGCACAGCGTGGAAATATTCATCCCTGCCCAGCCGGACCTTCTCCTTTTCAAATTCAAAACCGCACCACTCGTGCCAAAGCACACTTTTACTGTTGCGACTGCACACCCACGTATCCAGCAAGGGGAATGAACGCTGGAGCATATCCAGTAGTCCCCGTGAAGCCCTTGCAAATGGAAGCGGATTCTCATCTACAGCGACACTACCGACAACCCACGGAGTACCGACATTAGAAAGGAGAGGGATAACCCCAAAGATGCCCTGAACTGAACCGTTACGATACAATCCGTAAACCAACTTTGAGTACACCACGTCACCCATGATGATTTCCCGCACTGATTTTCCGGAATGCAACCCTTCCATGTCCTGACGATCACTTTCACGAATATTAGCGGCAACAAAATCCACATCTTCCAAGGTTGGAACCTCAAGCTTTAGAGCTCTCTTCTTGCTCACCCGGCTCACGAGTACACCGAGACTTCCGGTATCAGAGCCAATACAGAAAGCGGCAAAGGTTGGTCCTGCCGGATATAAATCTGCCCGTCACGATCGTAGCCGCGATTAAATTTGACCTCGTAATCACCAGTGAACAATGCCGGGGCTCCGCCAACCTTATCCGCCGAAGTACGGAACGGAGCACGCTCCAGATGATCCCCGTCATAGCCGACCTGCAGTCCCAGCGATTGAAACAAACGCACAATAACATGAGAAATACGTTTCTTCCGGCCCTGAGCAGTTCCTCCTGAGATTGCTCCGCCTTCAATGCGCAGGGTCTTCATATTGGAAATATACGGAAGTCCGGCATGAACGACCTTGGCGGGAGAAGCTAAAGTAATGGCACCATCCTTGACCACAACATCAGGGCGCACCGCACCGTCTGCCAGCACGGAAACAGTCTTACCCTCCAGATGGTCAAGACCGCTGAAAACTGTATCAGCGACTCCCTGATCATAGCTCAGGCCGGAATCTACAAAGAAAGCATCAACAGAACCTTCGCCGACAAACTGATTCTCCATACGCTCAACATATTTGCGGGCAATACCACCGACTTCCCTTTCAACAACAACCCAAACTTCCGCCTGCGTTGAACCGGGGACGGTGCATACGGATCGGAATTTACCGTCTGTGGTATGACGATGAAAGCCCACGACCTCATGTTCACGTTGATAGGTCAGGCCGACCATTACCCCGTCGTCACGGATCATCCAGATTACGGAGTCCGGTGACTGCTGGTAAGCCCACTCTGTGATGGAGTTGGAACGGGTCAAATGTTCAGCAAGAATGGTCAGGTCGGGGGCTGTATAACCATCAGCCTCGAATGAATAGGAAAGCTCCCGGATGGTTCTGCCTTCACGCTGCAAAAATAGCATCACCCCACCGACAACTACCGGAGGAATCGCCGCCGAACCGTGTGTAGTTTCACGGCGAACCATAACTGAGTTTGGTGTAACTGAATCCATGCTGCTCCCCCCGGAAAGCCACCACTCACCACCGGAAGTGCCCATGATAAGTTTCTTGGAACTGACCATCCAACGGATGGCATTCACCTGATCAGCAGAAAGGGTGTAAGTACAGGCATCGTCATCCAATACCGGAGAAGAAACACCGAAATCCTCATACGATCCGGCTTTACTCATCCAGATGGTCTGGGGATTGGAGGGGCTGGCAGCAAAGCAAAGACGTTCCTCAAAAAAAGTTATGCAGGAAGGAAAGCCCTTCTCGCTATTCCACTCTTTGGGCGGAGAACTGAATGCGACAAGCTCCATCTTCCAATCAACATGAGACGTGCGCGAAAGCTTATAAGGCTGAACCTCCGGATGAACGATATACATAACATCAGCAGACTGGGTGAAACGGATTCCTGGAAGATCCTTTTCCGTATACGGAGCCCCTATTTCAATAGGGTTCCCCTGCTCATCAACCACAATCCCGCCATTCTTAAAAATACGGATATTATGGTCTGTAAATTCCAATACGTAAGTCTGCTCGGTGGAAAATTCAAAAGGGATCAACCGGGTCGCAGGATCGGTTTCCCGAACCTGCACAGCCTCGACAGCACCGGAAAAATCGGTATCTGCAATAATAGAAAGCAATCCATCTGCATCCGCCTTGGACCTAAAAGCATAGCTTCCGTCAGCGGCAACCCGCTCGCTCACACTTCCACTTCCGGCACTGACACAAACCGCACCTGAACTATATCCGGTCACCTTAAAGCTGATCTCATAAACACGGTCCGCGACAAGCTCTAAATTCCTGCTAAGTATCGATTCAGCTGTCTGTGAGCCATCACAGGTTGCCTTTGCGGAAGCCACGGTCCAGCCGCTGCCTACAGTCCAGTTTGCTGTAGAATCAAGACTTGCCGGGAGAAGCAGGTTACGCCCCATAACCTCTCGGACAAAACGAAAACCGGTCCTCCGTGAGGCACCACCGTGGGGATGGGTAAACATGTTTTCAAGCTCGGCAAGCCCGTTTGAATACTTAGCAAGGTCCACCCTGCCGCCAAGCCGGGGAGAGAGTTCTCCGGCGCTGAAATTAGTCATAATAAGGGAGACTGACATAGCTAGCCCCTCCAAATCGGCGAGTCCACGCCGTGAATACCCCGTGCTTCCAGCCACGGGTCGTTAGGAATATTGTCTTCCCTTCCTTCAGCCGAATCCGCCAAGCGTGCAGATTGCATGGCATTAAGATAGATGGTCCACATTTCCCGTGCCCTAGTCGTGGAACCGGTTATGTCATCAGCCATTTCCGCAGCAAGGCGTGCGGCAAAAGCCATCACAAATGAAGGATCGAAAAGAACCGGATTGGTAACTTTTGCGGTGTAAACAGCAGAAGCACCATCCCGGTCAGTCAGAATTCTATCTCCCTCAACTACAAACTCTTCATCCGGTGAATTAAGCTGCCTGAGATGCAGGCAATCTGAAGGGAGCTGGTACTGATGCACAAAACCGAAAGCCGGATTATCTGCCAGCTTAGCCAATCTTATGCGTGAAGCAGCAAAATTCCATGGATGCTCACGAAGGACCGCATCACGCACCTGATCATAAAAAAGATTACAGGTGACAGCCTCCTGTGAGCTGTCGCTCAATGATTCAATCAGTCTCGCGCCAAGTTTACGTAAGGCGAGATTACAAATTTTAACTTCTGAAACAGCCATATTTTTCCTGATATGCTTGGGAAATACGCTTTATTACGATCTCCTTTTCATAGTCAGGATAAAATTGAGGGCGGACCT contains:
- the bioF gene encoding 8-amino-7-oxononanoate synthase, coding for MTPKSFYRRIDGELTELEKSSLLRTVPEVDCGADKELVFKGRRLLNLASNDYLGLANDQSLARAAIEAVEQFGCGSAASRLVTGNFRLYDELERELAAFKEQEDSMLFTSGYAANLAIMDSFAGRRTVVFSDKLNHASILDGIRMSGARQVRYRHNDIAHLKKRMEVSKDAEEKLLVTDTIFSMDGDLAYLEEIADLCDFYDTMLVIDEAHAEGVFGSGKGIAHERGLARRVDLHMGAFSKGFGSLGGAVSGRKDLISYLRNKGRSFVFSTALSPAVIGANLAALRLVAEDPSRGDKLLQMSHELRTYLESCGFDCGQSESQIIPVIVGDNETALAARDRLIEEGIYTAAIRPPTVPEGTARLRLSLRADLTEADLQKIKTAFGRLKAEMDK
- a CDS encoding DUF3089 domain-containing protein, with protein sequence MSVKKIITYFIFMIVIVSASACNIKRAAQLPTAPDYSDDRFWSIKDENIKHEIDVFFVHPTTYGPPANGHLIADLNDQNLNHITDRDTVQWITRSFTDSCNIFAPRYRQMNIEVLQMDDQHLQEYLKTPVDDIKAAFKYYLNNLNNGRPFILASHSQGSFVLQTLLRNNPELLNKNKLVAAYMPGWTFTDQDLLDIGLKLSEKPDQTGCLITWNTIGPGGKSPTVKQGARCVNPLSWRTAAEEFPASMNIQARIFLSPGKKLLIKNFTAARINEDGALEIPTPGPSVLSQLNMSLGNEVYHRYDYDFFFYNVQENVKQRCETYLKEHK
- a CDS encoding choice-of-anchor R domain-containing protein, which codes for MTVVSSGNTITFAGDGVQNSFDFNFRIFRAEDLCAVLRNSDGTEDRLVLGNDFKIVSGVGSDSGGRVQYPISGTPLPAGQSITLYREIAYTQELELVDNDPFSAQLLNEAFDRGVMRDQQLQEQVDRALKYEISTPEAERLTPQEMVQTISNARDEAVSARSGAIAAEGNAQGMLVDARAAQTGSEAARDKALLAQSAAEEARDSAIKIAVGDLSALRSSTPELSAPSEAFEGTTVSIVITDHIDDGITSYEIKTSGFGYASISGNTISWVLETSDTDVAKVIEVTRRRRGELYSDAAAHQLLIKHVSVQDGPTIAFADAIDGYPGASVDSEGVHTPAYSVSVENAAQVVSAKPEIVVVNGKLIVLDGTTESILKLAVKVAAGDLIITDKGEVVVTDFTSSGVTVQNSTTLQPNSKFTELAGVPFTERFVDTEGWSEQFKIMPVGGVSSSVETARTLANIAGMYMLFHIKDWTVLENPHGYGYLGVMDTYCTDTASTYQVITIMLHQILGSSTGVGLSCCFGTRPDGVPDLVVSDMDMTKETWVLMSIENGQVTYGFKYGDKDNRPSSVSDLNASKTFTATPLNHQIERAAVVGDFYGYPVKTKIRHVEYGLSTYAKTESVININRPLPGVPTKAFKNPFKTPLGMTASTLSSVTVADKVVEGETLFALLSDGWHEVAAGTITTETAGSSEIVYDTRGLDFINASFTFSSGSYSPVGVKFTPSKNTTLTSVILNLESTGAAVLSASIFSDNNGVPGSELVAYGATVSVSTPGDVEVPIPEYELQAGTPYWVQVENTGAAATVKATNQANVVTSRNGGLLTTQLMMLALKAKGISYNVDISSAGLSAAPTSIAKASGLALKIGAGVAGEYLGPKKVLSLKKASALPVMTAATTNGFTLSSGGTSVPAPWAPWNAADGDLNTLWQRSSTNEEPQLVVEGPFTGPVTRIDIQARSSASEVALKRLPKDFTIEGYNGSSWEVLKTVTGEIGWQSEEKRSFSFANGANCQKYKVNISATETDGDVYREIGELALFYEDSSSKTEVVVESEESVKDQILKTGGLHKTLLFDGQLVEVDSVSEIEDGYVEGGSLIPVLSSNTQDGITVSASVVGQEPYLSTVETVGSTGWTAGAGQADWFIEFPSPVLLFGYSLWGPNNATNVKYYHPRTWELAGLASDGTTWETIDSKVDQPNWVAGEQRDYVVSPTKAYTKFRMRCSNNEAGDNQIGLGKIQMWSAVTAYKTTIIPKTELAQIPTEVAIPDRCTLAPANYSNTFDGNGLKITGAEIALADNPALKRLVMAVSGEGVTFKSGKIYIKEKP